One genomic region from Remersonia thermophila strain ATCC 22073 chromosome 1, whole genome shotgun sequence encodes:
- a CDS encoding 60S ribosomal protein eL32, with the protein MVAAKKHIPIVKKRTKAFMRHQSDRFKRVDSAWRKPKGIDNRVRRRFRGSLAMPSIGYGSNKKTRHMMPSGHKAFLVRNVKDIELLLMHNKTYAAEIAHNISSRKRVDIIARAKQLGVKVTNAKAKVTTEV; encoded by the exons ATGGTTGCCGCCAAGAAGCACATCCCGATCGTGAAGAAGC GCACGAAGGCGTTCATGCGCCATCAGAGCGACCGCTTCAAGCGGGTCGACTCGGCGTGGCGCAAGCCCAAGGGTATCGACAACCGCGTGCGGAGGCGCTTCAGGGGCAGTCTTGCCATGCCTTCG ATCGGCTATGGCTCCAACAAGAAGACCCGCCACATGATGCCCTCGGGCCACAAGGCCTTCCTCGTCCGCAACGTCAAGGAcatcgagctcctcctcatGCACAACAAGACCTACGCCGCCGA GATCGCCCACAACATCTCTTCGAGGAAGCGGGTCGACATCATTGCGCGGGCGAAGCAATTAGGCGTCAAGGTTACCAACGCGAAGGCGAAGGTCACTACGGAGGTCTAA